GCTATCCCTTTGAAAAACCGCCTGGGAAGTTCCGCCGTCGTTGGCCGCTGGAGGTCATGCAAACGCCGAAAAACCCATAATGCCGATTACGTGCGGACGTACGAAAGGGCCTAGTGGTAGTTTTTCTATCGAACAGTAGATTCGCGCGAGACTGTACCGAAACGTCCCACGACTGATACTTCTACTTCCCCCAAAAGCTAGATAGGTAGAATAATGGCATCTCATGATGTGGGAAAATCACAAATTAAAACCAAAGAACCCGAAAGAGAACCGCAGGTAGACTCCGACCACCTTCAACGTGGTCTCAGCAACCGCCATATTCAGTTGATTGCGATTGGCGGTGCAATCGGTACCGGACTATTTATGGGATCCGGCAAAACCATCTCGCTTGCTGGTCCCTCGGTTCTTTTGGTGTACGGCATTATCGGCTTCATGCTCTTCTTCGTCATGCGGGCGATGGGAGAGTTGCTGCTCTCAAACCTCAACTACAAGTCTCTGCGTGACGCAGTGTCGGATATTCTTGGGCCTACCGCTGGCTTTGTCTGTGGTTGGACCTACTGGTTCTGTTGGATCGTCACTGGCATGGCCGATGTCGTAGCTATCACCGGATACGTTCAATACTGGTGGTCGGGCGTCCCACTATGGCTGCCGGGAGCGTTGACCATTGTTCTGCTGCTTGGGTTAAATCTCGTGGCAGTTCGCCTCTTTGGTGAGCTGGAATTCTGGTTCGCAATCATCAAACTGGCGGCCATTACCGCATTGATTGTCACCGGCGTGGTGATGATTGTGGCCCATTTCCAGTCACCGGACGGGGACGTCGCGGCGGTCTCGAATCTGATTGACCACGGAGGTTTCTTCCCGAACGGCATCGCTGGGTTCCTTGCCGGATTCCAGATTGCCATCTTCGCCTTTGTTGGTGTGGAACTGGCCGGTACCGCTGCCGCAGAAACGAAGGATCCGGAAAAGACTCTTCCCCGCGCTATCAACTCGATTCCTATTCGTATCGTCGTGTTCTACAGCCTTGCCCTCGCGGTCATCATGATGGTCACTCCATGGGACAAGGTCCATGCTGATTCGAGCCCGTTTGTTCAGATGTTCGCCCTGGCTGGCTTGCCGGCGGCGGCCGGCATCATCAACTTTGTGGTGCTTACCTCGGCTGCGTCGTCCGCCAACAGCGGCATTTTCTCCACCTCACGGATGCTGTTTGGCCTGGCTCGTGAGGGCCAAGCGCCAACGCGGTGGGGATTTTTGTCCCGAAACCAAGTTCCGGCCCGCGGCTTGATCTTTTCAGTAGCCTGCCTGGTCCCGAGTTTGGTGGTTTTGTACGCCGGCTCCAGCATCATCGATGCATTTACGCTCATCACCACAGTTTCCTCCGTGCTCTTCATGGTGGTGTGGAGCCTCATCTTGGTGGCATACCTCGTCTTTAGGAAGAAATTCCCGGAGCGCCACGAGGCTTCCAAGTTCAAGGTGCCAGGCGGCGCGTTCATGTGTTGGGTGGTGCTAGCTTTCTTTGCCTTCATGGTTGTTGTTTTGACCTTTGAGAACGACACCCGCTCTGCTCTCATGGCGACCCCAATTTGGTTCTTGATTCTCTTTGCCGGCTGGCGTATTTCCGGCGGTGCCAAAGGCGCAGAGCAACGGGTTAATCATTAAACCGCTGCGTCGGGAATCGAGGTGAATGCGTATTCTCAGGGACATGGTTTTGCCTCAGATTCATGTCAGCGCCGTTGTCTTTCGCGATTCTCAGAACCAAGTTCTCACCGTCCGCAAACGCGGTACTGAGAAGTTTATGTTTCCCGGCGGCAAACCCGATCCCGGTGAATCTGCCCTCGACACCGCGGTGCGCGAGGTCCATGAAGAACTCGGGATTGACCTCGACGCCACCCATCTCACCCCGCTCGGCGTGTTCGAAGCCCCCGCCGCCAACGAAGCCGAGCACAACGTTGTTGCAACCGTATTTTCCTACAACGGTGTCGTTTCCCCGAACGCCGCCGCCGAGATCGCTGAACTATCCTGGGTCTCCCCGCACGACCCAGACGTTGTTCTAGCGCCACTGCTCGCCGACCACGTGTTCCCAGCCCTCGACGCTGACCAGGTCCGTTCTTAGAAATCCGTGACAGGGATTCAAAAGTGTTGTAGGTTGAGTCCCATGCTTTTGTATTTCCTATAAGGCGAAGTTGGCCGGCCGTCGCCCGATTGAATTGTTCTCGGGTTGTGTACGGAGGCAACTTGTCCTGACCCGTGTCGTGGCGCAGCGCTTTGCGCGTGTGGCCAGTTGATTGTGTGGGTCGAAGTTTTTCATGTCTGGCTGGGAGCATCGATAAGCTGTGCTTCCAGTGTGTTGGGCATGAGTTTTTCAAAGGAAATACATGAATACCGACGCACGTCGTTTTCCTGCGCGTGAACGCGCCCAAATTATTGCCTCCGAAGTAACTGTTATTCGGGGAACCAACACTATTTTCAAAGAAGTTGACCTGGTTTTGAACGCGGAGTCGCGCGTGGGAATCGTGGGTGAAAATGGTCGAGGGAAATCCACGCTCCTGCATGTCCTCGCCGGGACCTTGGAGCCAGATAGCCGCACGGTGTCACACATTGGCACCATCGGTGTGGCCGAGCAGGAGATGGAATCGCACGGTCAGCGCACGGTGGGTGATGCGGTGGCGGAAGCGATTGCAGAGCCACTCGCGGCGTTGGCTGCGCTCGAGGAGGCAGGGCAGTTGCTTGCCGATGCCTCCTCCAACTCCGAAGCCGCCTACTCCCAAGCGTTGGAATGGGTGGAGCGCCTTGACGCTTGGGATGCGGAGCGCCGCGTTCACATCGCACTCGATGCGCTCAATGCCGTCACCGACACGGACGCCCGCTTGGCGGAGCTGTCCGTCGGCCAGCGCTACCGCATCCGCCTGGCATGTTTGCTGGGCGCTGATGATGATTTTTTGTTGCT
This region of Corynebacterium casei LMG S-19264 genomic DNA includes:
- the cycA gene encoding D-serine/D-alanine/glycine transporter, translating into MASHDVGKSQIKTKEPEREPQVDSDHLQRGLSNRHIQLIAIGGAIGTGLFMGSGKTISLAGPSVLLVYGIIGFMLFFVMRAMGELLLSNLNYKSLRDAVSDILGPTAGFVCGWTYWFCWIVTGMADVVAITGYVQYWWSGVPLWLPGALTIVLLLGLNLVAVRLFGELEFWFAIIKLAAITALIVTGVVMIVAHFQSPDGDVAAVSNLIDHGGFFPNGIAGFLAGFQIAIFAFVGVELAGTAAAETKDPEKTLPRAINSIPIRIVVFYSLALAVIMMVTPWDKVHADSSPFVQMFALAGLPAAAGIINFVVLTSAASSANSGIFSTSRMLFGLAREGQAPTRWGFLSRNQVPARGLIFSVACLVPSLVVLYAGSSIIDAFTLITTVSSVLFMVVWSLILVAYLVFRKKFPERHEASKFKVPGGAFMCWVVLAFFAFMVVVLTFENDTRSALMATPIWFLILFAGWRISGGAKGAEQRVNH
- a CDS encoding NUDIX hydrolase; this encodes MVLPQIHVSAVVFRDSQNQVLTVRKRGTEKFMFPGGKPDPGESALDTAVREVHEELGIDLDATHLTPLGVFEAPAANEAEHNVVATVFSYNGVVSPNAAAEIAELSWVSPHDPDVVLAPLLADHVFPALDADQVRS